In Amia ocellicauda isolate fAmiCal2 chromosome 7, fAmiCal2.hap1, whole genome shotgun sequence, one genomic interval encodes:
- the LOC136753189 gene encoding 5-hydroxytryptamine receptor 3A — MGSHWGHLLSACCCLLTVPLCVSQLSCTEGTSGPTYESLQTVFNRKPFRPAHNLSNPTLTNISFTLYAVLGVNEKTQILSTFLWLRLYWLHEFLRWDPEECGGITKISLPVDMLWTPDIIVYEFIDEDKSQSCPYVYVNHTGHIRYDRMLRVISSCNLEIFNFPFDVQNCSLTFGSYMHTIRDVRVSPALPFDEISSNSKQYLEASGEWELVIIQGQSDILRFGIDEWDIITFWVVIKRRPALYVVNLLIPSSFLMIIDILSFYLPPHSVDRASFKMTLILGYTVFLLIMNDLLPSTANGTPLIGIYFSVCLALMVISLLETVVITNVLHHSAMRYRNVPRWVRVLVLKHIARLICYHHPDMVPPTAHPDPEDNQVMQPSAPTPIPTSRTSQACTHSHVAVLSDFGEGQRAEGYLPEVPALPMLPELQMISQDLHTMRCHLTSLQKENALLEQWGHVGYILDFLLFRIYLLLISLYALVIICMWCVWFNL, encoded by the exons ATGGGGAGTCACTGGGGCCATTTACTGTCAGCCTGTTGCTGCCTTCTCACAG TCCCCCTCTGTGTCAGTCAACTGTCATGCACAGAGGGCACCAGTGGGCCAACCTATGAATCCCTACAGACAGTGTTCAACAGGAAGCCATTCCGCCCAGCTCACAACCTCAGTAACCCCACCCTGACCAACATCTCCTTCACTCTGTATGCCGTGCTGGGAGTG AATGAGAAGACCCAGATTCTCTCGACCTTCCTCTGGCTGCGGTTG TACTGGTTGCATGAGTTCCTGCGGTGGGACCCAGAGGAGTGTGGAGGCATCACCAAAATCTCTTTGCCTGTGGATATGCTGTGGACCCCGGACATCATCGTCTATGAGTT tatAGACGAGGACAAGTCTCAAAGCTGTCCCTACGTCTACGTCAATCACACCGGCCACATCCGCTATGACAGGATGCTACGGGTCATCAGCTCCTGTAACCTGGAGATCTTCAACTTCCCCTTTGACGTGCAAAACTGCTCTCTCACCTTCGGATCCTACATGCATACCA tccgTGATGTGCGCGtcagccctgccctgccctttGACGAGATATCCTCAAACTCAAAGCAGTACCTGGAGGCCAGCGGGGAGTGGGAGCTTGTGATCATCCAGGGCCAGTCCGACATCCTGAGGTTTGGCATCGACGAGTGGGATATCATCACCTTCTGG GTGGTGATAAAGCGGCGGCCAGCGCTCTACGTCGTGAATCTGCTGATCCCCAGCTCCTTCCTCATGATCATCGACATCCTGAGTTTCTACCTTCCCCCCCACAGCGTGGACCGTGCCTCCTTCAAGATGACTCTCATCCTGGGCTACACAGTCTTTCTGCTCATCATGAACGACCTGCTGCCCAGCACCGCCAATGGAACTCCGCTCATCG GTATCTATTTCTCGGTGTGCCTGGCCCTCATGGTGATCAGCCTGCTGGAGACGGTCGTCATCACCAACGTGCTCCACCACAGTGCCATGAGATATCGCAATGTGCCGCGCTGGGTCCGTGTGCTGGTACTGAAGCACATCGCACGACTCATCTGCTACCACCATCCTGACATGGTCCCCCCAACAGCCCACCCAGATCCCGAGGACAACCAGGTCATGCAGCCCTCTGCCCCGACCCCCATTCCCACATCTAGGACCAGCCAAGCCTGCACACACAGCCATG TTGCAGTCCTGTCAGACTTTGGTGAGGGCCAGCGGGCAGAGGGCTATCTCCCAGAGGTGCCAGCATTGCCCATGCTGCCTGAGCTACAGATGATTTCTCAGGACCTGCACACCATGCGCTGCCACCTGACCTCCCTGCAGAAGGAGAACGCCCTGCTGGAGCAGTGGGGCCACGTGGGCTACATCCTGGACTTCCTGCTGTTTCGCATTTACCTGCTGCTCATCTCACTGTACGCCCTCGTCATCATCTGCATGTGGTGCGTCTGGTTCAACCTCTGA